The proteins below come from a single Malus domestica chromosome 03, GDT2T_hap1 genomic window:
- the LOC103419028 gene encoding squamosa promoter-binding protein 1-like, translating to MEGKNFEGRQTWKEKAKKDVEEVEDDYSDEEETSGGGGGLMLRFEENERQKKAAAAGRRGSGGGGGGGGGIAQPSCQVERCGADLVDAKRYYRRHKVCEFHSKAAVVIVSGIQQRFCQQCSRFHELIEFDEAKRSCRRRLAGHNERRRKSSGEPYGEGSSRRGVGHQYKESQTGYQITPPGNSSSKHCQIR from the exons ATGGAGGGCAAGAACTTTGAAGGAAGGCAAACATGGAAAGAGAAGGCGAAGAAGGATGTCGAGGAAGTAGAGGATGACTACTCGGATGAAGAAGAGACCAGTGGTGGTGGCGGAGGGTTGATGCTGAGATTTGAAGAAAATGAGAGGCAGAAGAAAGCCGCTGCAGCTGGAAGAAGAGGATCTGGTGgcggaggtggaggtggaggggGGATAGCGCAACCGTCTTGTCAAGTGGAGAGGTGTGGGGCTGATTTGGTTGATGCAAAGAGGTACTACCGCCGGCATAAGGTTTGTGAGTTTCATTCCAAGGCAGCTGTTGTGATCGTTTCCGGGATTCAACAGCGGTTTTGCCAGCAATGCAGCAG GTTCCATGAGCTAATTGAATTTGACGAAGCAAAGAGAAGCTGTCGCCGGCGTTTGGCAGGACACAATGAACGACGCCGCAAGAGCTCAGGCGAACCTTACGGAGAAGGATCGAGCCGGAGAGGGGTTGGTCACCAGTACAAAGAAAGTCAGACTGGATATCAGATCACACCCCCAGGAAACTCTTCTTCCAAGCATTGCCAGATCAGATAA
- the LOC108171533 gene encoding uncharacterized protein gives MAATLTKRALSHISKSLPKEHPPCIQSCLSRACFSTSYESVQDPRNRPPTEAGRHGAATEGREGDTSIDDMSGVTGFVAGTARQSAAKATEVAEDLVDMARETNVAWDSVKNTTRKVTDTLVAEADANVVDTAEYRTIEDHSKFADQNDHHQKGHI, from the exons ATGGCGGCGACATTGACAAAGAGAGCCCTCTCCCACATCTCAAAATCTTTGCCTAAAGAGCATCCCCCTTGTATTCAATCCTGCTTATCCAGGGCTTGCTTCTCCACTTCTTATGAAAGTGTCCAA GACCCAAGAAATAGGCCACCAACAGAGGCAGGCAGGCATGGAGCAGCGACTGAGGGAAGAGAGGGTGATACCAGTATTGATGACATGAGTGGCGTTACAGGATTTGTGGCAGGCACAGCAAGACAAAGCGCCGCAAAAGCAACGGAGGTGGCGGAGGACCTTGTTGATATGGCAAGGGAGACGAATGTTGCATGGGATTCTGTCAAGAACACTACCCGGAAGGTCACCGACACTTTGGTTGCTGAGGCTGATGCGAACGTTGTTGATACAGCTGAGTATAGAACTATTGAAGATCACAGTAAGTTCGCAGATCAGAACGACCACCATCAGAAGGGTCACATTTGA
- the LOC114824036 gene encoding protein DETOXIFICATION 19-like encodes MDKGDMVANTNNTTPLLEGGGHGGAKGGWWNKVLDVEEAKNQVLFSLPMILTNVCYYMIPLISVMFAGHLGELQLAGATLANSWATVTGFAFMVGLSGALETLCGQGFGAKLYRMLGIYLQASSIISFLASIIVSVVWFYTEPILILIHQDPQISKYAALYMKFLIPGLFAYGFLHNILRFLQTQSVVIPLVYFSVIPVVLHVGIAYGLVHWTGLGYVGAPVAASISIWISMLTLATYVLCAKKFEHTWEGFTLESFHYVLPNLKLALPSAAMVCLEYWAFEILVFMAGVMPKAEQNTSLIAICVNTEAIAYMITYGLSAAASTRVSNELGAGNPEKAKNAMAVTLKLSILLALIVDLALAFGHNLWAGAFSDSSVIIKLFASMTPLLLISILADSVQGVLSGVARGCGWQHLAVYVNLGTFYLVGMTIAGVLAFKLKLYAKGLWIGLICGLSCQTVLLLVVTLRTKWTQLDLPRNADAVLV; translated from the exons ATGGACAAGGGTGACATGGTAGCAAACACTAATAATACGACGCCGTTGTTGGAGGGAGGTGGTCATGGAGGAGCAAAAGGGGGGTGGTGGAACAAGGTGCTGGACGTGGAGGAGGCAAAAAATCAGGTGTTGTTTTCGTTGCCAATGATTCTGACGAATGTTTGCTATTACATGATCCCTTTGATTTCGGTCATGTTTGCCGGCCATCTTGGTGAGCTTCAGCTTGCCGGTGCAACCCTCGCCAATTCTTGGGCCACCGTCACCGGCTTTGCTTTCATG gttGGATTAAGTGGAGCTCTGGAAACGTTGTGTGGGCAAGGATTTGGCGCAAAGTTATATAGAATGCTGGGGATTTATCTACAAGCCTCTTCCATCATTTCTTTCCTGGCCTCTATCATTGTATCCGTAGTCTGGTTCTATACAGAACCAATACTTATCTTAATTCACCAAGACCCTCAAATCTCAAAATATGCAGCGCTTTATATGAAATTTCTGATTCCGGGGTTGTTTGCATATGGCTTCCTGCACAATATTTTGAGATTTCTTCAGACGCAATCCGTTGTCATTCCATTGGTCTACTTCTCGGTGATCCCAGTGGTTCTTCATGTTGGCATTGCGTATGGCCTTGTACATTGGACAGGTCTTGGTTACGTGGGAGCTCCGGTGGCAGCTTCGATTTCAATATGGATATCGATGCTAACGTTGGCCACGTACGTTTTGTGCGCAAAGAAGTTTGAGCATACGTGGGAAGGGTTTACATTAGAATCATTTCATTATGTCCTCCCCAACTTGAAACTTGCCCTACCCTCTGCAGCAATGGTATG TTTGGAGTATTGGGCCTTTGAGATTCTGGTGTTCATGGCAGGAGTAATGCCAAAAGCTGAACAAAACACTTCCCTGATTGCAATCTG TGTGAATACAGAAGCAATTGCATACATGATTACATATGGCCTCAGTGCTGCCGCAAG CACAAGGGTGTCAAATGAATTGGGAGCAGGCAATCCTGAGAAGGCCAAGAATGCAATGGCTGTGACTCTTAAGCTCTCTATACTTCTCGCGCTCATTGTTGATCTGGCTCTGGCATTTGGTCACAATTTATGGGCCGGCGCCTTCAGCGACAGCAGCGTAATAATAAAACTATTTGCTTCCATGACACCGTTGCTTTTAATTTCTATACTTGCCGATTCTGTCCAAGGCGTCTTATCAG GTGTGGCCAGAGGATGTGGGTGGCAGCACCTGGCTGTGTATGTAAACTTGGGAACATTCTATTTGGTTGGCATGACAATTGCAGGTGTTCTTGCATTCAAGTTGAAACTATATGCTAAG GGGTTGTGGATCGGTTTAATCTGCGGTCTCTCTTGCCAAACCGTCCTACTGTTGGTGGTTACGCTGCGCACAAAATGGACTCAACTGGATTTACCTCGTAACGCAGATGCAGTTTTGGTCTAA
- the LOC103430685 gene encoding probable protein phosphatase 2C 39 encodes MTGKEILHKMKEKVLGPSDPDSGKGKSKMSHHITHGFHLVKGKSHHPMEDYVVAQFKHIDDHELGLFAIFDGHLSHEIPEYLQSNLFKNIVEEPDFWTEPKKAVERAYRVTDANILEKAVDLGKGGSTAVTAILIDCQKLVVANVGDSRAIICKNGVAKQLSVDHEPSTEREDIENRGGFVSNFPGDVPRVDGQLAVARAFGDKSLKKHLSSEPYVIMDLIDDTTEFVVLASDGLWKVMTNQEVVDCIIHIKDARAAAKRLTEEAVDRKSSDDISCIVVRFR; translated from the exons ATGACCGGCAAAGAAATTCTCCATAAGATGAAG GAGAAAGTTTTAGGTCCATCAGACCCCGACTCTGGAAAAGGAAAGAGCAAGATGTCGCATCACATAACACATGGCTTCCACTTGGTAAAGGGAAAATCCCATCATCCTATGGAAGATTATGTTGTTGCGCAATTTAAGCACATCGATGACCACGAGCTTGGACTATTTGCAATATTTGATGGTCATTTGAGCCATGAAATTCCTGAGTACTTGCAGTCTAATCTCTTTAAGAATATTGTAGAAGAG CCTGATTTCTGGACAGAACCCAAGAAGGCAGTTGAAAGAGCATATCGTGTAACAGATGCTAACATTCTGGAGAAAGCAGTTGATTTGGGCAAAGGGGGTTCAACAGCAGTTACGGCCATTTTAATTGACTGCCAGAAGCTGGTGGTAGCCAATGTTGGGGATTCTCGAGCTATTATCTGCAAGAATGGTGTTGCTAAACAATTATCTGTTGATCACGAGCCTAGCACAGAAAGAGAAGATATCGAGAACAGAGGTGGTTTTGTATCAAACTTTCCAG GGGACGTTCCACGGGTTGATGGGCAGTTGGCGGTAGCAAGAGCATTTGGCGACAAGAGCTTGAAGAAACATCTCAGTTCTGAACCTTATGTGATAATGGATTTAATAGATGATACCACAGAGTTCGTTGTCCTGGCAAGCGATGGACTATGGAAG GTGATGACGAACCAAGAAGTTGTGGATTGTATCATACATATAAAGGATGCGCGGGCAGCAGCAAAGCGCCTTACTGAAGAGGCCGTCGATAGGAAGAGTTCTGATGATATTTCCTGTATAGTTGTAAGATTCCGGTGA